A portion of the Juglans microcarpa x Juglans regia isolate MS1-56 chromosome 1D, Jm3101_v1.0, whole genome shotgun sequence genome contains these proteins:
- the LOC121258685 gene encoding regulator of telomere elongation helicase 1 homolog isoform X2, translating into MPTYNIRGVVVDFPFEAYDCQLVYMEKVIQSLQERCNALLESPTGTGKTLCLLCATLAWRKSLGGFSTGMSVKSSQKEESEPDVSLSQPVRSNLPAIIYTSRTHSQIRQVIQELKRTRYRPKMVVLGSREQLCIHDEVSSLRGKTQTNSCHSLCRKRKCSHHSRVAEYMKKNPHLGDEPIDIEDLVNVGRRFGPCPYYVSRELHRIADIFFAPYNYLIDPGNRKSLKVDWNNSILIFDEAHNLEGLCADAASFELPSWLLKACIIEAKHCIDLSVERREESNDKSRNPDNFAILRALLLKLEKRIAEVPIQSKELGFTKPGPYIYELLSELNITHETVSKLIQIIDDAAVLIEEDNQHKVAHTTCRLESIGDILNTIFKDEGNAHAKFYRVHVHEVEASAADGLKGKASRTLSWWCFNPGIALEAFSKLGVGSVILTSGTLAPLDSFAQELKLEFPVRLENPHVITPSQIWAGVVPAGPSGCSFNSSYRNRDSIEYKQDLGNAIVNFARIVPDGLLVFFPSYYILDQCIGCWKNMSHANSTTIWERICKHKKPVVEPRQSSLFPSSIEDYLAKLKDASASGAVFFAVCRGE; encoded by the exons ATGCCGACGTACAATATCAGAGGCGTCGTTGTGGATTTTCCATTCGAGGCTTACGATTGCCAGCTTGTTTATATGGAAAAAGTCATTCAATCTCTCCAAGAA AGATGCAACGCACTTTTGGAGAGCCCTACCGGAACTGGGAAAACGTTGTGTCTTCTCTGTGCAACCCTGGCTTGGAGGAAGAGTTTGGGAGGTTTCTCGACTGGTATGAGTGTAAAAAGCAGTCAGAAAGAAGAGAGCGAACCAGATGTTTCACTGTCTCAGCCTGTGCGGTCAAATCTTCCTGCCATAATATATACCTCGCGCACTCATAGCCAAATCCGGCAAGTAATTCAAGAATTAAAGAGAACCCGTTACAG GCCCAAAATGGTAGTTTTAGGATCTCGAGAGCAATTGTGCATTCATGATGAAGTGAGTTCACTTCGtggaaaaacacaaacaaattcTTGCCATTCGTTGTGTAGAAAGCGTAAATGTAGCCATCATTCTCGTGTTGCAG AATACATGAAGAAAAATCCTCATCTTGGTGATGAACCTATCGATATTGAGGATTTAGTCAACGTTGGAAGAAGATTCGGACC GTGTCCTTATTACGTATCACGAGAGCTCCACCGGATTGCTGATATATTTTTTGCACCATATAACTATCTCATTGACCCGGGGAATAGAAAATCTTTAAAAGTTGATTGGAACAATAGTATACTCATATTTGATGAAGCTCACAATTTG GAAGGCTTATGTGCAGATGCAGCATCTTTTGAATTGCCTTCTTGGCTTCTAAAGGCTTGCATTATTGAAGCAAAACATTGTATTGACCTATCTGTAGAAAGAAGGGAAGAATCAAATGACAAATCACGGAACCCAGATAATTTTGCCATCCTTAGAG CACTTCTTTTGAAGCTTGAGAAACGGATTGCTGAAGTGCCTATTCAGTCTAAGGAATTGGGATTTACTAAGCCTGGGCCGTACATCTACGAATTACTCTCTGAGCTAAATATCACGCATGAAACTGTCTCTAAGCTCATTCAAATAATAGATGACGCTGCTGTGCTTATTGAGGAAGATAACCAGCACAAGGTGGCACACACTACTTGCAGACTGGAAAGCATAGGTGATATTcttaatacaatttttaaagATGAGGGCAATGCTCATGCGAAATTCTATCGT GTTCACGTGCATGAAGTTGAAGCAAGTGCTGCAGATGGCTTGAAAG GTAAGGCATCAAGGACACTAAGCTGGTGGTGTTTCAATCCGGGAATTGCCTTGGAAGCATTCTCCAAGTTGGGTGTGGGCTCAGTTATACTGACATCTGGCACGTTAGCTCCCCTGGATTCATTTGCACAAGAACTGAAATT AGAATTTCCCGTTCGGTTGGAAAATCCTCATGTCATCACCCCTAGTCAGATATGGGCTGGTGTTGTACCAGCTGGTCCTTCTGGTTGCTCTTTCAATTCCTCTTACCGAAACCGTGATTCTATTGAATACAAGCAAGATCTTGGCAATGCTATTG TCAACTTCGCACGAATTGTACCTGATGGATTGCTCGTATTCTTTCCATCATACTACATATTGGACCAATGCATTGGATGCTGGAAGAATATG aGTCATGCAAACTCAACAACCATATGGGAAAGAATCTGCAAACATAAGAAACCTGTGGTAGAACCTAGACAATCTTCACTATTTCCTTCATCAATTGAG GACTACTTGGCTAAGCTCAAGGATGCCTCTGCTTCTGGTGCAGTGTTTTTTGCTGTTTGTCGGG GTGAGTGA
- the LOC121258685 gene encoding regulator of telomere elongation helicase 1 homolog isoform X1: MPTYNIRGVVVDFPFEAYDCQLVYMEKVIQSLQERCNALLESPTGTGKTLCLLCATLAWRKSLGGFSTGMSVKSSQKEESEPDVSLSQPVRSNLPAIIYTSRTHSQIRQVIQELKRTRYRPKMVVLGSREQLCIHDEVSSLRGKTQTNSCHSLCRKRKCSHHSRVAEYMKKNPHLGDEPIDIEDLVNVGRRFGPCPYYVSRELHRIADIFFAPYNYLIDPGNRKSLKVDWNNSILIFDEAHNLEGLCADAASFELPSWLLKACIIEAKHCIDLSVERREESNDKSRNPDNFAILRALLLKLEKRIAEVPIQSKELGFTKPGPYIYELLSELNITHETVSKLIQIIDDAAVLIEEDNQHKVAHTTCRLESIGDILNTIFKDEGNAHAKFYRVHVHEVEASAADGLKGKASRTLSWWCFNPGIALEAFSKLGVGSVILTSGTLAPLDSFAQELKLEFPVRLENPHVITPSQIWAGVVPAGPSGCSFNSSYRNRDSIEYKQDLGNAIVNFARIVPDGLLVFFPSYYILDQCIGCWKNMSHANSTTIWERICKHKKPVVEPRQSSLFPSSIEDYLAKLKDASASGAVFFAVCRGKVSEGLDFADHAGRAVVITGMPFATRTDPKVRLKREYLDQGGYPIARF; the protein is encoded by the exons ATGCCGACGTACAATATCAGAGGCGTCGTTGTGGATTTTCCATTCGAGGCTTACGATTGCCAGCTTGTTTATATGGAAAAAGTCATTCAATCTCTCCAAGAA AGATGCAACGCACTTTTGGAGAGCCCTACCGGAACTGGGAAAACGTTGTGTCTTCTCTGTGCAACCCTGGCTTGGAGGAAGAGTTTGGGAGGTTTCTCGACTGGTATGAGTGTAAAAAGCAGTCAGAAAGAAGAGAGCGAACCAGATGTTTCACTGTCTCAGCCTGTGCGGTCAAATCTTCCTGCCATAATATATACCTCGCGCACTCATAGCCAAATCCGGCAAGTAATTCAAGAATTAAAGAGAACCCGTTACAG GCCCAAAATGGTAGTTTTAGGATCTCGAGAGCAATTGTGCATTCATGATGAAGTGAGTTCACTTCGtggaaaaacacaaacaaattcTTGCCATTCGTTGTGTAGAAAGCGTAAATGTAGCCATCATTCTCGTGTTGCAG AATACATGAAGAAAAATCCTCATCTTGGTGATGAACCTATCGATATTGAGGATTTAGTCAACGTTGGAAGAAGATTCGGACC GTGTCCTTATTACGTATCACGAGAGCTCCACCGGATTGCTGATATATTTTTTGCACCATATAACTATCTCATTGACCCGGGGAATAGAAAATCTTTAAAAGTTGATTGGAACAATAGTATACTCATATTTGATGAAGCTCACAATTTG GAAGGCTTATGTGCAGATGCAGCATCTTTTGAATTGCCTTCTTGGCTTCTAAAGGCTTGCATTATTGAAGCAAAACATTGTATTGACCTATCTGTAGAAAGAAGGGAAGAATCAAATGACAAATCACGGAACCCAGATAATTTTGCCATCCTTAGAG CACTTCTTTTGAAGCTTGAGAAACGGATTGCTGAAGTGCCTATTCAGTCTAAGGAATTGGGATTTACTAAGCCTGGGCCGTACATCTACGAATTACTCTCTGAGCTAAATATCACGCATGAAACTGTCTCTAAGCTCATTCAAATAATAGATGACGCTGCTGTGCTTATTGAGGAAGATAACCAGCACAAGGTGGCACACACTACTTGCAGACTGGAAAGCATAGGTGATATTcttaatacaatttttaaagATGAGGGCAATGCTCATGCGAAATTCTATCGT GTTCACGTGCATGAAGTTGAAGCAAGTGCTGCAGATGGCTTGAAAG GTAAGGCATCAAGGACACTAAGCTGGTGGTGTTTCAATCCGGGAATTGCCTTGGAAGCATTCTCCAAGTTGGGTGTGGGCTCAGTTATACTGACATCTGGCACGTTAGCTCCCCTGGATTCATTTGCACAAGAACTGAAATT AGAATTTCCCGTTCGGTTGGAAAATCCTCATGTCATCACCCCTAGTCAGATATGGGCTGGTGTTGTACCAGCTGGTCCTTCTGGTTGCTCTTTCAATTCCTCTTACCGAAACCGTGATTCTATTGAATACAAGCAAGATCTTGGCAATGCTATTG TCAACTTCGCACGAATTGTACCTGATGGATTGCTCGTATTCTTTCCATCATACTACATATTGGACCAATGCATTGGATGCTGGAAGAATATG aGTCATGCAAACTCAACAACCATATGGGAAAGAATCTGCAAACATAAGAAACCTGTGGTAGAACCTAGACAATCTTCACTATTTCCTTCATCAATTGAG GACTACTTGGCTAAGCTCAAGGATGCCTCTGCTTCTGGTGCAGTGTTTTTTGCTGTTTGTCGGGGTAAG GTGAGTGAAGGATTAGATTTTGCTGACCATGCTGGAAGAGCTGTGGTCATCACTGGTATGCCATTTGCAACAAGGACTGATCCTaag GTTCGTCTGAAACGTGAGTACTTGGATCAAGGGGGCTATCCCATAGCAAG GTTCTAA
- the LOC121259934 gene encoding trihelix transcription factor ASIL1-like, which yields MDETEDDARYSPNPYGVNHQQDYGTSSQQKNSVRNAPHSRPAVNHYVDEDDEESGEEEEENDDQSNGFRNMQQDLEDEEEEEVEESDEEEDDDDDDDDKQKSYGRRTEYPDLKRHPKKRKLKSLASSYEFAPRVPVPSAAATDPMPLAPKPSVVGRNSLTEWTERETFVLLDAWVDPFLQRGRKSLRSEEWQEVAEKVSKISKTERTDTQCRNRLDTLKKKFKKEKTRMAETGDATSKWVYFEKMDMMLSSPPQQAGLSCGLDSGEYVFMNPRVYLNHANGLEEMRDSPGNSESSDGEEDASDGLPPKKRRTGRVNDEGPCFSLLADSINKFSEIYEKIENSKRQQMVELEKMRMDFHREMEMQKTQVLERVQAEIAKIQHGDEEENDVSAENPSG from the coding sequence ATGGATGAGACTGAGGATGATGCAAGGTATTCCCCAAACCCGTATGGTGTGAATCACCAACAGGATTACGGTACCTCGAGTCAACAGAAGAATTCTGTTAGGAATGCTCCACATTCTCGGCCGGCTGTTAATCATTACGTtgatgaggatgatgaagaatctggagaagaggaggaagagaatgaTGATCAAAGTAATGGTTTTCGTAATATGCAACAAGATTTGGAGgatgaagaggaggaggaggtggaggaatctgatgaggaagaagatgatgatgatgatgatgatgataaacaGAAAAGTTATGGTAGGAGGACTGAATATCCTGATTTGAAAAGGCACCCAAAAAAGCGAAAGTTGAAGAGTTTGGCTTCTAGTTATGAATTTGCTCCAAGGGTTCCTGTGCCATCGGCTGCAGCAACAGATCCAATGCCCTTGGCTCCAAAACCATCAGTTGTTGGCCGAAATTCACTAACCGAATGGACTGAGCGTGAGACATTTGTTTTACTAGATGCTTGGGTCGACCCATTTCTTCAACGTGGAAGAAAGAGTCTTCGGTCCGAGGAATGGCAAGAAGTTGCGGAGAAGGTATCAAAGATCTCAAAAACTGAAAGGACGGATACTCAGTGCAGGAATAGATTGGATACATTGAAGAAGAAGTTCAAAAAGGAGAAGACGAGGATGGCAGAGACTGGTGATGCCACTAGCAAATGGGTTTATTTTGAGAAGATGGATATGATGCTGTCATCGCCCCCACAGCAAGCAGGCCTCTCTTGTGGTTTGGACTCCGGGGAGTACGTATTCATGAATCCTAGAGTTTATTTAAATCATGCAAATGGGTTGGAAGAGATGAGAGATAGTCCTGGAAATTCAGAATCTTCGGATGGTGAGGAGGATGCTTCAGATGGACTTCCACCAAAGAAGAGGAGAACTGGAAGGGTCAATGATGAGGGGCCTTGCTTCAGCTTGCTTGCTGATTCCATTAACAAATTCAGCgagatatatgaaaaaattgagaatagTAAAAGGCAGCAGATGGTGGAGCTGGAGAAGATGAGAATGGATTTCCATAGGGAAATGGAGATGCAGAAGACGCAAGTTCTGGAGAGAGTGCAGGCCGAGATAGCGAAAATACAGCACGGTGACGAGGAGGAAAATGATGTCTCTGCTGAGAATCCTAGCGGCTGA
- the LOC121258057 gene encoding heat shock 70 kDa protein 15-like — protein MSVVGFDFGNESCIVAVARQRGIDVVLNDESKRETPAVVCFGDKQRFIGTAGAASTMMNPKNAISQIKRLVGRQFNDPELQMDLKSFPFTITEGPDGYPLIHARYLGEVRTFTPTQVLGMVFSDLKRIAEKNLNAAVVDCCIGIPIYFTDLQRRAVLDAATIAGLHPLRLIHETTATALAYGIYKTDLPENDQLNVAFVDIGHASMQVCIAGFKKGQLKILAHSFDRSLGGRDFDEVLFQYFAAKFKEEYKIDVFQNARACLRLRASCEKLKKVLSANPEAPLNIECLMDEKDVRGFIKREEFEQISVPMLERVKRPLENALGDAGLTVEDVHVVEVVGSGSRVPAIIKILTEFFKKEPRRTMNASECVARGCALECAILSPTFKVREFRVNESFPFSIALSWKGAAPDAQNGAADSQQNTIVFPKGNPIPSVKALTFYRWGTFSIDVQYTDVNELQAPAKISTYTIGPFQSTKGERAKVKVKARLNLHGIVSIESATLLEEEEVEVPVSKEPPKEDAKMDTEEAPIDSAPPSSNETDVNMQDAKGTADASGPENGVSDSGDKPVQMETDTKVEAPKKKVKKINIPVAEIVYGGMIPADVQKAVEKEFEMALQDRVMEETKDRKNAVEAYVYDMRNKLSDKYREFVTDSEREEFTSKLQVVEDWLYEDGEDETKGVYIAKLEELQKQGNPMEERYKEHVNRGAIIDQLVHCVNSYREAAMSNDPRYDHIDISEKQKVLNECVEAEAWLREKMQLQDSHPKYADPVLSSADVLKKAQALDGFCKPIMMKPRPAPAKPATPETPPTPPPQASEQQSQDGDADGSTDANASSNASTNERAADGNGEVPPASAEPMDTQTSTTSA, from the exons ATGAGTGTAGTTGGTTTTGATTTCGGGAATGAGAGCTGCATTGTGGCCGTTGCAAGGCAAAGAGGGATTGATGTTGTACTCAACGATGAGTCCAAACGTGAGACTCCTGCAGTTGTCTGTTTTGGTGACAAGCAGCGGTTCATCGGGACGGCAGGGGCTGCTTCAACTATGATGAACCCAAAGAATGCAATCTCTCAAATTAAGCGGTTGGTTGGTCGGCAATTCAATGATCCTGAATTGCAGATGGATCTAAagtcttttcctttcaccattACAGAAGGACCTGATGGGTATCCTTTAATTCATGCACGGTATCTGGGAGAAGTAAGGACATTTACACCTACACAAGTTTTGGGAATGGTGTTTTCTGATCTAAAACGCATAGCTGAGAAGAACTTGAATGCAGCGGTTGTTGATTGCTGTATTGGGATTCCAATTTATTTCACTGATCTTCAAAGAAGGGCTGTTTTGGATGCGGCCACAATTGCAGGCTTGCACCCACTCCGCTTGATTCATGAAACTACAGCAACAGCCTTGGCTTATGGCATTTACAAGACAGATTTACCTGAAAATGATCAATTGAATGTTGCTTTTGTTGATATTGGACATGCAAGCATGCAAGTTTGCATTGCTGGCTTTAAAAAGGGCCAGCTGAAAATATTAGCTCATTCATTTGACCGATCTCTTGGTGGTAGAGATTTTGATGAAGTGCTATTCCAGTACTTTGCTGCAAAATTTAAAGAGGAGTACAAGATTGATGTTTTCCAGAATGCAAGGGCTTGCCTTAGGCTTCGAGCTTCCTGTGAGAAGCTGAAGAAGGTACTCAGTGCAAATCCTGAAGCACCTTTAAACATAGAGTGCTTAATGGATGAGAAGGATGTAAGAGGTTTCATTAAGAGGGAGGAGTTTGAACAGATCAGCGTTCCTATGTTGGAACGTGTTAAGAGACCTTTGGAGAATGCTCTTGGGGACGCTGGTCTCACAGTTGAGGATGTTCACGTAGTTGAGGTGGTTGGTTCTGGCTCTCGTGTTCCtgctataataaaaatattaacggAGTTCTTCAAAAAGGAGCCTAGACGGACAATGAATGCAAGCGAGTGTGTTGCCAGGGGATGTGCTTTGGAGTGTGCCATTCTTAGTCCGACATTTAAAGTACGCGAGTTTCGG GTCAATGAGAGCTTTCCATTCTCAATTGCTTTGTCATGGAAGGGTGCTGCTCCAGATGCACAGAACGGGGCAGCTGACAGTCAACAGAATACCATTGTTTTCCCCAAGGGAAATCCCATACCAAGTGTGAAGGCTCTGACATTTTATAGATGGGGTACATTCTCCATTGATGTGCAATACACTGATGTGAATGAATTGCAAGCACCTGCAAAGATTAGTACATATACG ATTGGTCCTTTCCAATCTACAAAAGGTGAGCGTGCAAAAGTCAAGGTGAAAGCCCGCCTGAATCTGCATGGAATTGTGTCTATTGAGTCAGCAACT ctattggaagaagaagaagttgaagttCCAGTCTCAAAAGAGCCACCAAAGGAAGATGCTAAGATGGATACTGAAGAAGCGCCCATTGATTCTGCGCCCCCAAGCTCCAATGAAACTGATGTAAATATGCAAGATGCAAAGGGTACTGCTGATGCTTCTGGGCCTGAAAATGGTGTTTCTGACTCGGGAGATAAGCCTGTGCAGATGGAAACAGACACTAAG GTTGAGGCTCCAAAGAagaaggtaaaaaaaattaacatccCTGTAGCGGAGATTGTTTATGGAGGAATGATTCCGGCTGATGTGCAAAAAGCTGTAGAGAAGGAGTTTGAAATGGCTTTGCAAGATCGGGTTATGGAAGAAACAAAAGACAGGAAGAACGCAGTTGAGGCTTACGTCTATGACATGAGAAACAAG CTTAGTGACAAATATAGGGAATTTGTCACTGATTCAGAGAGGGAAGAGTTTACTTCTAAACTTCAGGTGGTGGAAGATTGGTTATATGAAGACGGTGAGGATGAGACTAAAGGCGTTTACATTGCCAAGCTTGAGGAACTCCAGAAG CAAGGCAATCCCATGGAGGAGCGGTACAAAGAGCATGTAAACAGGGGAGCAATAATTGATCAACTTGTTCATTGTGTTAATAGCTACCGAGAAGCGGCAATGTCAAATGATCCTAGATATGATCATATTGACATCTCTGAGAAACAGAAG GTCCTAAATGAATGCGTGGAGGCAGAAGCATGGTTAAGAGAGAAAATGCAGCTGCAGGATTCGCATCCTAAATATGCTGATCCGGTTCTCTCATCTGCTGATGTGCTAAAGAAGGCTCAAGCACTCGATGG GTTTTGTAAACCGATAATGATGAAACCAAGGCCAGCACCAGCCAAGCCAGCTACTCCCGAAACACCACCAACCCCACCTCCTCAGGCCAGCGAGCAGCAATCACAGGATGGTGATGCCGATGGGAGTACTGATGCAAACGCCAGTAGTAATGCCAGCACCAATGAGAGGGCAGCAGATGGCAATGGTGAGGTACCGCCAGCTTCTGCAGAGCCAATGGACACACAGACCTCTACCACTTCCGCGTAG